The following coding sequences are from one Passer domesticus isolate bPasDom1 chromosome 11, bPasDom1.hap1, whole genome shotgun sequence window:
- the LOC135278557 gene encoding ribosomal RNA processing protein 1 homolog has product MLPFLLRKAVPDREEEMEVDTKIDMEEEMEIDGEDPGEEEMDVDEDDEEEMDVDVHEDEEMDVDMEESIEDMDID; this is encoded by the exons atgctcccctttcttctgaggaag gctgtcccagacagagaggaggagatggaggtagataccaagattgatatggaggaggagatggaaatagacggagaagaccctggagaggaagagatggatgtggatgaggatgatgaagaagaGATGGACGTGGATGTGCATGAGGacgaagagatggatgtggatatggaagagtccattgaggacatggatattgattaa
- the LOC135278326 gene encoding uncharacterized protein LOC135278326, which produces MNRKWKAAVWSPTRQVAEATEGEDGSSQLAELKAVQLALDIAERERWPKLYLYTDSWMVANTLWGWLERWKEANWQRRGKPVWAVEEWKDIATRVGRLPVKVRHVDAHVLKSRANEEHKNNEQVDQAAKIGVSKTNLDWEHKGELFLARWAHDASGHQGRDATYKRARDRGVDLTIDSISQVIHNCETCAAVKQAKRMKPLWYGGRWSKYKYGEAWQIDYITLPHTHQGKRYVLTMVEATTGWLETYPVPHATAQNTILCLEKQVLWRHGTPERTESDNGTHFKNSLISTWAREHGIDWVYHNPYHAPAAGKVERYNGLLKTTLKALGGGSFKNLEQHLAKATWLVNTRGSTN; this is translated from the coding sequence atgaatcggaagtggaaagcagccgtatggagccccacacgacaggttgcagaggccactgaaggagaagatggatcaagccaacttgctgaactcaaagctgttcaactggccttggacattgctgaaagagagaggtggccaaagctctacctctacactgattcatggatggtagccaacactctgtggggatggctggagaggtggaaagaggctaattggcagcgtagaggaaaaccagtttgggctgttgaagagtggaaagacatcgctaccagggtagggaggctacctgtgaaggtccgccatgtagatgcccatgtcctcaagagtagagctaatgaggagcacaagaacaatgagcaggtagaccaggctgcaaagataggggtgtccaagacaaacctagattgggagcataagggagagttattcctagctcgatgggcccatgatgcctcaggtcatcagggtagagatgccacctataagagggcacgagaccgaggagTGGATTTAACCATAGACAGTATTTCTCAAGTTATCCAcaactgtgagacgtgtgctgccgtcaaacaggccaagcggatgaagcccctatggtatggtgggcggtggtccaagtacaagtatggggaggcctggcagattgactacatcacactgccccacacacaccaaggcaagcgctacgtgctcacaatggtagaagccaccacaggatggttggagacctaccctgtgcctcatgctactgcccagaacaccatcctgtgcctggaaaagcaagtcctgtggagacatggtacccctgagaggactgagtcagacaacgggactcatttcaagaacagccttatcagcacctgggccagagaacatggcattgatTGGGTGTACCATaacccctaccatgcaccagctgcgggaaaagtggaaaggtacaatgggctgctaaaaaccaccttaaaagccttaggtgggggatctttcaaaaatttggAGCAGCAtttggcaaaggccacctggttagttaatacccgaggctctactaactga